A single Populus alba chromosome 7, ASM523922v2, whole genome shotgun sequence DNA region contains:
- the LOC118043536 gene encoding cytochrome P450 71AU50-like, whose product MRHSMAWILTTLALIALAFFLRAWLSKRKIKDSKLPPGPIGFPIFGSLHLLGKFPHQDLHQLAKKYGPIMYMRLGLVPTVVVSSPRAAELILKTNDLVFANRPPNEVAKHITYEQKNLSFAPYGSYWRNVRKMCTLELLSNHKINSFMSTRKEELDLFIDYIKDASRERVAVDLSAKVSSLSADISCRMVFGKKYLEKEFDEKGFKPVTQETSRLAASFNFGDYIPPLAPLDLQGLTKRLKAIGKLFDDFFEKIIDEHIQFKDENRTKDFVDVMLDFLGSEETAYRIGRDNIKAIILDMLVGSMDTSATAIEWTLSELIKHPRVMKKVQKELEEKIGMDRMVEESDLEGLEYLHMVIKEAFRLHPVAPLLLPHESMEDCTIDGFLIPQKTRVIVNVWAIGRDQSAWTDANKFIPERFAGSNIDVRGRDFQLLPFGSGRRSCPGMHLGLTMVRQIVAQLVHCFDWELPNNMLPEELDMTEAFGLVTPRANHLCATPTYRLHL is encoded by the exons ATGAGACATAGCATGGCTTGGATATTAACCACTCTAGCCTTGATTGCGCTCGCTTTCTTCCTCCGAGCTTGGCTGTCGAAAAGAAAGATCAAGGATAGCAAGTTACCCCCTGGTCCAATAGGGTTTCCTATATTTGGTAGCTTACATTTGCTAGGGAAGTTCCCTCACCAAGACTTGCATCAACTAGCAAAGAAGTATGGCCCTATCATGTATATGCGGTTAGGCTTGGTGCCTACTGTAGTTGTCTCGTCGCCTCGGGCTGCCGAGTTGATTCTTAAGACCAATGACCTCGTGTTTGCTAATAGGCCACCAAATGAGGTTGCGAAGCATATCACTTACGAGCAGAAGAACTTATCATTTGCTCCATATGGCTCTTATTGGCGTAACGTGCGCAAGATGTGTACCCTTGAGTTGCTTAGCaaccataaaataaattctttcatGTCCACGAGGAAAGAAGAGCTTGACCTCTTTATTGACTACATTAAAGATGCTTCTCGTGAGCGTGTTGCTGTTGATCTTAGTGCCAAGGTCTCATCTCTAAGCGCTGACATCAGTTGTAGGATGGTTTTTGGAAAGAAATACTTGGAAAAGGAATTTGATGAGAAGGGGTTCAAACCAGTGACTCAAGAGACCAGCCGTTTAGCAGCAAGTTTTAACTTCGGTGATTACATCCCTCCACTTGCGCCACTTGACCTTCAGGGTCTTACAAAGCGCTTGAAGGCCATAGGCAAGCTTTTTGATGACTTCTTCGAGAAGATTATTGATGAGCACATTCAGTTCAAGGACGAAAACAGAACCAAAGATTTTGTTGATGTCATGTTGGACTTCTTGGGATCTGAAGAAACTGCGTATCGTATTGGTCGAGACAACATCAAAGCCATAATCTTG GACATGCTTGTAGGCTCAATGGACACCTCAGCCACAGCAATTGAGTGGACTCTCTCCGAGCTCATCAAGCATCCAAGAGTAATGAAGAAAGTCCAGAAAGAGCTGGAAGAGAAAATAGGCATGGATAGAATGGTGGAAGAATCAGACTTGGAGGGCTTGGAATACTTGCACATGGTTATAAAGGAAGCTTTCAGGCTCCATCCAGTGGCACCTCTACTTCTCCCTCACGAGTCAATGGAAGATTGCACCATAGATGGCTTCCTCATCCCGCAAAAAACACGTGTTATTGTAAACGTTTGGGCTATTGGGCGCGACCAAAGTGCTTGGACTGATGCAAATAAGTTTATTCCAGAGAGGTTTGCTGGGAGTAACATAGATGTTCGTGGACGCGATTTCCAGCTTCTCCCCTTCGGGTCAGGGCGCAGGAGCTGCCCTGGAATGCATTTGGGACTAACCATGGTTCGGCAAATTGTGGCACAGTTGGTGCATTGCTTTGATTGGGAGCTTCCTAACAATATGTTGCCGGAGGAATTGGACATGACTGAGGCGTTTGGTCTTGTAACCCCGAGAGCAAACCATTTGTGCGCCACTCCTACTTATCGCCTTCACCTCTGA